The Acutalibacter muris genomic sequence CCGTATCCTCGGCCCTGACCCGGGAGGGCTTTTCCGTCACCAAGCTCGCCACCACCGGCGGGTTCCTCATGGCGGGCAACACCACCTTTATCTCCGGCGTGGACGACGAAAAGGTAGACGACGTTATCGGGATCATCTCCAAGTACAGCAGCCGCCGCACCCAGATCGTGCCCCATTCCTCCACCATGGAGGTGGGTATGTACTCCTCCTTCCCGGTCGAGGTCACAGTGGGCGGCTCCACCATCTTTGTCCTGAACGTGGACCGTTTCGAGAAGGTCTGATGAAATTTCCCGGATTTCTGGGGAACGCCCCGGTGAAGGAGGCGCTTATCCGCGCCTTTTCCGCCGGGCGTTTTCCCCATACCCTGCTTTTTCACGGCGAAAAGGGCGTGGGCAAGCGCACCCTCGCCGCCCTCACCGCCAAGGCCCTGGTGTGCCGGGACCCGGCTAATGCACCCTGCGGCGTGTGCCCCAGCTGTATAAGGGCCAAGGCGGGCAGCCACCCGGATATACGTACTATACGGGGCTCGGGCGCCTCCGGGGCTCTCAGCGTGGAGGCGGTGGGCCGTATGCTTGAGGACGCGTACCGTATGCCCGAGGAGGCCGCCTATAACGTCTATATAGTCCACCTGGGGACCGGCGCCCAGCCCGCCGCCCAGAATAAGCTGCTGAAGCTCATAGAGGAGCCGCCCCAGGGCGCGGTGTTTATACTTTTATGCCCCACGGCC encodes the following:
- a CDS encoding cyclic-di-AMP receptor, with amino-acid sequence MKLILAIVSNDDSGAVSSALTREGFSVTKLATTGGFLMAGNTTFISGVDDEKVDDVIGIISKYSSRRTQIVPHSSTMEVGMYSSFPVEVTVGGSTIFVLNVDRFEKV